The window GCCACCTCCTCCGCGCACCAGGCAGCGAACTCGTCATCGGGCGGACTTCCAGCGCAGGGTGGAAGCCGTAGTAGATCACTGCGCTCTAGGCGCACGCCGTACGTAGCCACCGCCCGCCTCCCCAAAGCCGTCAGCCCGGACTAGTCGCATCCGGAGCAGCCACCGACGCGCGGTAGTAGTTAACAACAGCTACGCCAGATGACCCTCAGGGGACCTGTCGGCCCCTTCCCGAAGCACACGGAGACCACCACCAGGTCCTTCGCACAGACGTTCTACCACCGGGATGCGACAAACTCTGGAGCTCCAGACACGGTCTCGAGCCGCCACAGCGGCGCCGTCGGCGTCGGCGTCGGTCGCACCACGCACGGGCGGACCGTCGTGGAGCCATCCAACGCCCACCTGCGCCAACTACACGGCAGAAACCGAGACAACACCTGTGGCGCGCTGTCCACAGCGCCGAGGTGTGTGGGAGCCTGGAGAAGGTCCGCGAAGGAACGAACGAGGGGGAACAGGTGACGGCACGCAGGACGTACGAGGTGACCCCGTCGGCGGCCCGCCTCACCCGGTCGCTCCGCGACGTCGGCTACGACTTTCCCGCCGCCGTCGCCGATCTCGTCGACAACAGCGTCTCCGCCGGCGCCACCCACGTTCAGGTGATCATCGAGTTCGACGGTGTCAACTCCCGCGTGTTCATCGCCGATGACGGCATCGGGATGAGCGAGAACGCCTTGGTAGAGGCACTGCGCTTCGGGTCGCGGCGCACCTACGAAGCCACCGACCTCGGCCGTTATGGCCTTGGCCTGAAGACCGCGTCCCTCTCGCAGGGGAGGTCAGTCACCGTCGTCACACGGCGGTCCGCCTCCGTCGACCGCATCTTCGTCCGCGAGCTCAACCTCGATCTCATTGAGGAACTCGACGAATGGCTCGTGGTGGCGCCGAAGCGCTCCGCCGACACCGACCGAGCGCGCGAGCTGCTTGGCGATGGCGCTGGCACCGTCGTCCTCTGGCGTCTGCTCGACCGCGTCCTGCCCGAGAAACACCCGGAGGGCGGCTGGGCCCGACGTCGGATCGATACATACGCCCACCGCACCGCCGAGCATCTCGCCATCGTCTTTCACCGCTTCCTTGAAGGACTACCAGACGGCCGCAAGGTGACGATCTCGGTCAATGGTGAGAAGGTTCGCCCTTGGGACCCATTCGCGCCGGGCGAGGAGCACTGCCACAAGCTGCCGGAGCAACAATTCGAGATCACCGTCGGCGACGCATCGGGCACAGCCCACCTATGCCGCTTTGTTCTGCCCGCCCGTACCCAGTTCTCCTCGCAGGACGAGTTCGAGCGCCTGTCGGGCCCGCTGAACTGGAATCGCCAACAGGGCCTATACGTCTACCGCGCCGACCGGCTGGTCCAGTGGGGTGGATGGGCTGGTATCCGTGGCATCGACGAGCACACCAAGCTGGCTCGTGCCTCGCTCGACTTCGACACGTCGCTCGACCCAGTTTTTAATATCAATGTGTCGAAAATGCGCGTCTCGAT of the Pseudofrankia saprophytica genome contains:
- a CDS encoding ATP-binding protein; protein product: MTARRTYEVTPSAARLTRSLRDVGYDFPAAVADLVDNSVSAGATHVQVIIEFDGVNSRVFIADDGIGMSENALVEALRFGSRRTYEATDLGRYGLGLKTASLSQGRSVTVVTRRSASVDRIFVRELNLDLIEELDEWLVVAPKRSADTDRARELLGDGAGTVVLWRLLDRVLPEKHPEGGWARRRIDTYAHRTAEHLAIVFHRFLEGLPDGRKVTISVNGEKVRPWDPFAPGEEHCHKLPEQQFEITVGDASGTAHLCRFVLPARTQFSSQDEFERLSGPLNWNRQQGLYVYRADRLVQWGGWAGIRGIDEHTKLARASLDFDTSLDPVFNINVSKMRVSIPPQLRQMIATSVNELCLAANAAYRRSSPRGNMPLHLGAGQPAPTPSADLALAGLALRSAAMQSGHYDALESIFAIVRRDAPQIATALGLTS